The DNA sequence TCGATCGCGGCCATCCTCACCCAGGTGAAGGGGGTCGATGAACAGACCCTGGCCCATCATATTTCCTTGTTCTTCACCCAGATCGCAACCCATGACACCTACGCCGTACTGATGGGGGTGTATTCGGCAGTACTGGGCTTCTTCATCCCCTCGGGGGGCGGCAAGTGGATCATCGAGGCCCCTTACGTGATGCTGGTGGCCAACGACCTGCAGTACCACCTGGGCTGGGCGGTACAGATCTACAACGCCGCCGAAGCCCTGCCGAACCTGATCAATCCGTTCTACATGCTGCCACTGCTGGGCGTGCTGGGACTGAAGGCGCGCGACCTGATCGGCTTCTCGTTCGTGCAGTTGCTGGTGCATGTGCCGCTGGTGCTGGTGCTGCTGTGGGCACTGGGTACCACACTGCAGTATGTGCCGCCGGTAATGCCCTGAAGCCGGGGGCGCTTCGCGCCCCGGCGCGCCAAACCGGCTCCCACTTTGGCCGCATCGATCTCAAGCCATGCGCAGCCACTGTGGGAGCCGGCTTGCCGGCGATGGCCTGCGCAGTAGCCCCAGCATTTCCTTGGCAGTCCACGTATCATTGCCCGGCTGCTTTCGCCTGGGAATCCGCGTTTATATGTCTATCCGATTGAAACTGCTGCGCAAGAAACTGGGGATGACCCTGGAAACGCTGGCCGAAAAGACCGCCATGACCAAAAGCTACCTGTCCAAGGTCGAGCGTGGCCTGAACACACCGTCGATCGCCGCCGCGCTGAAACTGGCGCGGGCGCTGAACGTCAATGTCGAAGAGCTGTTCGCCGAAGAACAGGCCGGCCAACACCGTTACAGCCTGGTGCGCCATGCCCAGCGCCAAGCCCTGGTGGGTGACGGGGCAGGGCCGGGGTACGCGGCCTTGACCAGCCAGGTCGGGCAACGCAGCCTGTTGCCATTCCTGATCCAGCCCCCGCTCGAGTTCAGCGACCCCACCTTCAAGGAACACCTTGGCGAGGAGTTCTTGTTCGTCCACGCCGGCCAGGTAGAAGTGGACTTCATGAACGAACGGGTGCTGCTGGAGCAAGGCGATGCCCTGCATTTCAACGCCCAGACACCGCATCGGTTGCGCTCGGTGGGGCCGTTGCCAGCGCAGTTGCTGGTGGTGGTGCACCACGCCGATGAATGAAGCCACGGAGCCGTAGTGCCCCGGCCGTTGCCTTTCTCAGCGATGAAACGCTATCAGCGCCGACGGAGCACGGGCATGCACAATTTGTCTGTCGTTTTTTTGACGAATCGCTCGGGCGCCTATTGAATTTTATTATTGTGTCGAATCATTGACGCATTGCCATTGTGCTCATAAGCTCAATTCAACAGCGAACAACTCCTGCACTACCACGCCAATAACTTATTGATTTTCCTCTTTAAAGGAGGGGCGTATGCGCACGGCTCTGATAATCAAATCGATGTCTTTGCTGGCGCTGTTAAGTGGCGCGGCGCGCGCAGCGGATTTATATATCAACCAGAACAGTGTCATCCCCGTGTCAACCGCAGGTTGGCTGTTTGCCTTTGCCGTCGTTGGTTTTGTGGCAGTTGCCAATAGAAGGAAGATCTGAGCGGCTGCGGCCGCGCCTTCCTTGTCAATTTGCCATCCGTTGCTATATTGCCAGTAGCCCTTGAAGGTCCACGGTTGCTGGCAGCGTAGCCCAGGCTGCACAGCGTCAAGGTGAAGGCCTCCAGGCAGGTGAGGCGGTCGCGGCGGGCGTATGCCGCAATGCGGAGCGAGCGTTGGTGGGCTGTTCTCATTCAGTGCTCTTCGTCGGGCCTTTGGGCCGGAGGGACCCTCATGGTGCGTTCAATGTTTGCCGCGTTCTGCCTGTTGATGCTGGGGGCCGGTGCCAGCAATGCCGAACCGAACAGTACCTACCTGCTCAGCCCCGGCGATGTGGTGATGGTTTCGGTGTGGCAGGAAGACAGCCTGCGTCAGGAAGCCACGGTACTGCCCGATGGCAGTATTACCTTTCCCCTGGCCGGGCGTATCGAAGTTGCCGGGCTGGATGTAACGGCGGTGGAAAAACAAGTGGCCGCCAAACTCGAGAAATTCCTCCCCGACCCGAACGTCAGTGTGGTCGTCAAGAGCATCGCCGGCAACCTGGTTTATGTTCAGGGCAAAGTGATCAAGCCCGGGCCGGTACAAATGGCCGGCCCTACTGCAGTGCTGCAGGCCCTGAGCATGTCCGGCGGCCTGGACAAGTTTGCCGATGAAAGCGAAATCAAAGTCGTGCGGGGTGCCGGCGCTTCCCAAAAAATCCTGCCTGTGCGATATAAAGACCTGGTGTCGGGCAGGGACATGTCCACCAACATCCAACTTAAGGCTGGCGATACGCTGGTCGTTCCTTGATCTTGCCTTTAATAAGAACACTTAATGCCTCTTCTTAGAACAACTCGCATTGCAACGGCAATCTTGGTCTTGCCATTTACCGACGCCGCCCTGGCGGCAAATTGGCAGTCGACGGTGGTAGTACCGACCTCCGTCGAATACGACAGCAACCCTTTGCTGCTGTCGTCGGATGAAAAGGGCATAACGCGCACGATCATCGCGCCCGATTACACCCTGATCGGCACTTTCGACCGTGATGAATTGCGCTTGGGGCTGGGCATGCATGTCATGCGTTCGTCCGACACGGCCGTGGTGGACAACCGTGAGGACCCGGATGTGAGCCTGGGCTGGCAACGCCAGACCGAACGTGGGCGCTTTGGCCTGCTGGCGCGCTACAACGAAAGTTCGACGCTGTCGGGGACAGTGCTGGATACCGGTGTGGTCACCACCGATGGCACGCAGAAGCTCTATACCCTGACCGGCAACTGGAGCCAGGCAGTCACCGAACGTAGCACCTTGAGCAACGAGACCACCTACAACCGGGCGCGTTATGACATCAGCACGCTGACCGGTTACGACGAACTGGGCAACGTGTTCACCTGGACCTACGCCTGGAGCGAGCGGGCCGATGTGTACAGCCGCTTTGACGTGCGCCGCTACGAGCCCGAGCAGGACCAGACGGCAACGGCTTCGAACAGTTACAGCCCGGCGATTGGCGTCAAGTATCAGTTGTCCGAACGCCTCAGCGCCGATGTCCACGTCGGTGCCACTGAAGTCTCCGGTAACGAAGGCGGTGGGCGTGGCGAGGGCGGTGTGGCGCTGCTGTACACCGGTGCGCGTGCCCTTGCCAGCTTCACTGCCGAGCGCAGCACGGTGGCCAGCGCCGAGGGCGGCTTCGCCCAGCTGGACCAGGTGCGCGGTGTATGGAGTTACGCGGTCAGCGAGCTGACCCGGGTGGGGGCGGACGCCGCCTGGCAGGACAGCAAAGGGCAGACACCCAACACCCTGCAGACCTACAGCGTGTGGGCCAGCCGCGAGTTTTCGCCGTACTGGGACCTGCGCCTGTCGCTGATGTACAAGCAACGGCAGCAGGATCGCGAAGCCGATGCGAGCGCTACGATCGTGGGTTTGACGTTGACGTACAGGTACCCCGACATCTGAACTTCAGGCAGGTGGCCCCATGAAGTCTGACTACGAACTGTCCCTCAGAGATTACATCGCCATTATCAAGGACCGTGCCCTGTTATTGGTGGTGAGTATCGTAGTCATTCTGGCGGCGACCGTCGCAGTCGCGGTGATGGTGCCACCGATCTATCAGTCGGCCGGCACCATCCTGGTGGAGTCGCAGCAGATTTCCCCCGAGCTGGTGTCGACCAACAACACCAGCTTTGCCGACGAACGCATCGAGGTGATTCGCCAACGAGTGATGACCCGCGAGAACCTGCTACGCATCATCGACAAGTACAACCTGTTCGCCGACGAGCGTTTCAGCGAAAGCGACAGGATCGACCAGATGCGCAGTGCCATCGTGGTCCAGCCGCTTACCACCTATGTACGCGGGCGGGGGGAAGCGACCGTGGCGTTCAATGTGTCGTTCGAGCACAGGCAAGCGCAAGTGGCCAAGCAAGTCGCTGATGACCTGGTCACGCTGTTCCTCGACGAGAACCTCAAGCAGCGCACCGAGCGCGCCAACGAAACCACCGAGTTCCTGACCCAGGAAGCGAACAAGCTGGGGGCCGAACTGGCCAGCCTGGAGAACCAGCTGGCAGACTTCAAGCAGGCCCATGCCAACGCCTTGCCCGAGCACCAGACCCTGCGCATGAACATGCTGTCGCGCTCGGAGCTGGAATTCCGCGAAGTCGACCGCGACTACAAGGCCGCCCAGGAAGAGCTGCGTTACCTGGAGCTGGAATTGTCCGCGGCCAATGCCGGGCTGGCCACCAAGGTTGGCGAGGGCCCGCGGGCGACGACTGCCGACGAGCCCCAGGACCTGCCAAGCCTGAAGGCCGAGTATGCCCGGCTGCTGAGCCGCTACAAGGAAGCCCACCCCGACGTGGTGGCGGTCAAGCGCAAGATCCAGGCACTCCAGGCCAGCGGCAACGCAACAGCGGCGGTTTCCACCGGCAACCTCGATGCCGCGCGCGTGCGGGCCAAGATCAGCGCGGCACAGGAGCGCATCGCGTCGCTGGCCGAGCAAAAACGCGAACTGACCAGGAAGATGGAAGGCTACGAGGCCGAGATTCTCGAGGCGCCGCAGGTCGAGCGTGGCCTGGTGACCTTGATGCGTGACCATGACAACGCGCGCAAGAAGTACGAGGAAATCCGTGCCAAGGAGATGGGCGCGAAGATCACCGAGAGCCTCGAGCAGGAAAACAAGGCCGAGCGCTTTGTGCTGCTGGAACCACCGCTGCTGCCCGAGAAGCCGATCAAGCCCAACCGCAAGAAGATCGCCGCCCTGGGCCTGGTGCTGGCACCGGCCGGGGGTGGTGCGCTGGTGATGCTGCTGGAAATGTTCAACCAGCGTATTCGCGGCGTCGGCGCCCTGGAGAACCTGCTGGGCAGACGCGTGCTGGTGGCGCTGCCATACATCGATACCAAGGCCGACGTGGCCCGGCGCAAGCGTTGGCGCAACTGGCTGTTGCTGGCGGCGCTGGTACTGGTGGCTATCCTGATGGTGCTGGTGCACGTGTTCTACCTGCCACTGGATGTGCTGTTGTTCAAAGTCATGTCTCGGTTTGCATAAGGAAAGCAGCGATGGACGGGACCAAGCCGGCTGTTGGCCACACGCTTCACCCGGTGACCCCGGGTACCCCGCAGGCATTGTCTCCAGCCCCTGGCACGGCGCTGAGGGAAATGCCTGGCGAGTTCGACTACGTCAACACCAAGGTGGTGCCGCTGCGCGCCGAGCACCTGGAGCGTCACCGCATCGTCGCGTACAACAAGAACTCCAGCATGAACGGGCCGATCGACCTGCTGCGCACGCAAGTGCTCAGGGCGATGGACGAGAATGGCTGGCGCACCCTGGCCATCACCTCGCCAACGCCTGAAGCGGGCAAGACCGTGCTGGCCATCAACCTGGCCATGAGTATCGCCCACCACACCACCAGGACTGCATTGCTGGTGGACTTCGACCTGCGTCGGCCCAAGGTCGGCAGCAGCCTGGGCCTGCCCATGGAGCAGTCATTGAACGAGTTCCTGAGCGACCAGGCCGAGTTGCAGGACTGCCTGGTCAACCCGACGCTGCCACGCTTCGTGGTACTGCCCACGCGGGTGCCGGTGCCGATGTCCACCGAAATGCTGTCGTCGCCCAAGGTGAGCAACCTGGTCAGCGACCTGCGCAACCGCTATGAGTCGCGCATCTGCATTTTCGATTTGCCACCGTTGCTCAGCTCTGACGATGCGATCACCGTGATACCCAAGTTCGATTGTGTATTGCTGGTGGTGGCCAACGGCATGAACAACAAGAAGGAAATCGAGGATTGCCTGCACCACCTGGCCAGGGTGAACCTGGTCGGCACGGTGTTGAACAAGGCAGACGAGCAACCGCGAACCTATTACTGAACCATTTGCTGCCAGGCAGGCATAGCGCATACCCGCTGCCACAGGTGTGCCCGGCGTGCCCTAGCGCTGGCGCATCAGCCATGGATACTGCAACTCCCACTGCCACGCATGCCGCACGATCTGTTCCAGCTCGGCAAACTGCGGGCGCCAGCCCAGTACACGCATGGCCTTGCCAGCATCCGCCACCAGCCGCGGCGGGTCGCCCGCACGGCGCGGGGCATCGAGGCTGCGAATCCGTCGGCCGGTCACGCCACCGGCGGTATCGATAACCTGCTGCACCGAGAAGCCCAGCCCATTGCCCAGGTTGAACGCGGTGCGTTCGCCACCTGCCAGCAGGTAATCCACCGCCAGCGCATGGGCCGTCGCCAGGTCGGCCACATGCACGTAGTCGCGGATGCAGGTGCCATCCGGCGTGTCGTAGTCGCGGCCAAACACCGTGATCGCTTCACGCCGGCCCGAAGCGGCCTGCAGGATCAGCGGGATCAGGTGGGTTTCCGGGTCATGGCATTCCCCCAACTGGCCCTGCGGGTCAGCGCCGGCGGCGTTGAAATAGCGCAGGCACACCGACTTCAGGCCGTAGGCGCGGTCGAAGTCCTCGAGAATCTGTTCGACCATCCACTTGCTCAGCCCATAGGGGTTGATCGGCCCCTTGGCATGCGCTTCGTCGATCGGCACATACTGCGGGTTACCGTAGACGGCAGCGCTGGAAGAAAACACCAGGTGCCGTATGCCGGCATTGACCATGGCCTGCAGCAGGCTGAGGGTCGCCGCGACATTGTTCTGGTAGTACTTGCCGGGCACGCTGACCGACTCGCCCACCTGGATGTACGAGGCAAAGTGGAACACCGCATCGAAGCGGCAAACAGCGAACAGCACATCCAGGGCCGGCTCGTCGGCGATGTCCAGTTTCGCCCACTGCACACCAGGGCTGGGTGAGACCAGATCGGCCACTACCACCTCATGGCCAGTACCGAGCAGATGCTTGACCATGTGCGAGCCAATGTAGCCTGCGCCACCGACAACCAGAAACTTCATCCAAGCCTCCTGGACTCTGCTGTTGTTCAGCCGCAGTGAATCATCCCTGGTCAAGACCGGGCGGGCGCTTCAGCTACAGGTCTGTTTGAGGGTAGATGGCCATATGCCCTATTTCAAGAACAGCCAATTGGACATGTACTGGCCATCGAAGGTGATGCGGTAATGCCCATCCTGGTAGGCCACGGGCAAGGCCTTGAGTTGTGCCGCTGGCTCCCGGGCGTACAGTTTCAGGCCAGCAGGCGCCTTGATGTTCAAGGTGCCGGCAAGCGGCTCGACGTTGAACGCTGTGTTGGCATCGGCTTTGGGCATGGCCCGGGTGCCCAGCGACACCAGCAGCTCGCGCGACTGGCCCAAGGGGCGACCGTCCAGGCTTTGCACCACGACGCTGGCATAGGGTGTCTGTGCCTGCACCTGGATGGCGTCAAGGCTGATCGAGCGGCCACCCAGCCAACCGCTGGCGGCTTGGGTCAGCGCGGTGTCGATGGTGTAGATGCCTTGTTGCCAGTTGCGTTTGAGTTCACCCGTGTCGGTAACTGCCTCGTTGGCGTTGGCCGCCAGCAAGGCTTGCCCCGGGTCGTTCAGCACCTGCGCATCGGCCGGGATGGCGGCAGGTTTCAGCCAGGGCAGTTCCGGCGTTTGCGGCAGGGCGATCTGCAATTGGCCCTTTTCCATGGCCGTGCGCAGCAGCACGGAATTGCGCGGGGTGATTTCCTGGCCGTACAGCGTGGCAGGCGTCGGTGCGAACACGTAACGGGTGGTGGCCGGGTGCACGTCCGCACGGCGGTAGAGCAGGGCGGCAGCGGGCAGGGTAGCGAGCATCGCCGGGTCGTTGTAGGCGTGCCAGTTGTCCGCCGTGCGCCAGCCTGGATTGAAGGCTTGCTGGCTGTAGGCATACTGCAGCATGGCGTCCCAGCCCTGGTGGCTGGCGGTAGCGGCCACATACAGCG is a window from the Pseudomonas anuradhapurensis genome containing:
- a CDS encoding helix-turn-helix domain-containing protein, translated to MSIRLKLLRKKLGMTLETLAEKTAMTKSYLSKVERGLNTPSIAAALKLARALNVNVEELFAEEQAGQHRYSLVRHAQRQALVGDGAGPGYAALTSQVGQRSLLPFLIQPPLEFSDPTFKEHLGEEFLFVHAGQVEVDFMNERVLLEQGDALHFNAQTPHRLRSVGPLPAQLLVVVHHADE
- the eppA gene encoding EPS-associated small membrane protein EppA; amino-acid sequence: MRTALIIKSMSLLALLSGAARAADLYINQNSVIPVSTAGWLFAFAVVGFVAVANRRKI
- a CDS encoding polysaccharide biosynthesis/export family protein, whose product is MVRSMFAAFCLLMLGAGASNAEPNSTYLLSPGDVVMVSVWQEDSLRQEATVLPDGSITFPLAGRIEVAGLDVTAVEKQVAAKLEKFLPDPNVSVVVKSIAGNLVYVQGKVIKPGPVQMAGPTAVLQALSMSGGLDKFADESEIKVVRGAGASQKILPVRYKDLVSGRDMSTNIQLKAGDTLVVP
- a CDS encoding GumC family protein; this encodes MKSDYELSLRDYIAIIKDRALLLVVSIVVILAATVAVAVMVPPIYQSAGTILVESQQISPELVSTNNTSFADERIEVIRQRVMTRENLLRIIDKYNLFADERFSESDRIDQMRSAIVVQPLTTYVRGRGEATVAFNVSFEHRQAQVAKQVADDLVTLFLDENLKQRTERANETTEFLTQEANKLGAELASLENQLADFKQAHANALPEHQTLRMNMLSRSELEFREVDRDYKAAQEELRYLELELSAANAGLATKVGEGPRATTADEPQDLPSLKAEYARLLSRYKEAHPDVVAVKRKIQALQASGNATAAVSTGNLDAARVRAKISAAQERIASLAEQKRELTRKMEGYEAEILEAPQVERGLVTLMRDHDNARKKYEEIRAKEMGAKITESLEQENKAERFVLLEPPLLPEKPIKPNRKKIAALGLVLAPAGGGALVMLLEMFNQRIRGVGALENLLGRRVLVALPYIDTKADVARRKRWRNWLLLAALVLVAILMVLVHVFYLPLDVLLFKVMSRFA
- a CDS encoding CpsD/CapB family tyrosine-protein kinase — its product is MDGTKPAVGHTLHPVTPGTPQALSPAPGTALREMPGEFDYVNTKVVPLRAEHLERHRIVAYNKNSSMNGPIDLLRTQVLRAMDENGWRTLAITSPTPEAGKTVLAINLAMSIAHHTTRTALLVDFDLRRPKVGSSLGLPMEQSLNEFLSDQAELQDCLVNPTLPRFVVLPTRVPVPMSTEMLSSPKVSNLVSDLRNRYESRICIFDLPPLLSSDDAITVIPKFDCVLLVVANGMNNKKEIEDCLHHLARVNLVGTVLNKADEQPRTYY
- the galE gene encoding UDP-glucose 4-epimerase GalE, which produces MKFLVVGGAGYIGSHMVKHLLGTGHEVVVADLVSPSPGVQWAKLDIADEPALDVLFAVCRFDAVFHFASYIQVGESVSVPGKYYQNNVAATLSLLQAMVNAGIRHLVFSSSAAVYGNPQYVPIDEAHAKGPINPYGLSKWMVEQILEDFDRAYGLKSVCLRYFNAAGADPQGQLGECHDPETHLIPLILQAASGRREAITVFGRDYDTPDGTCIRDYVHVADLATAHALAVDYLLAGGERTAFNLGNGLGFSVQQVIDTAGGVTGRRIRSLDAPRRAGDPPRLVADAGKAMRVLGWRPQFAELEQIVRHAWQWELQYPWLMRQR